A window from Gossypium raimondii isolate GPD5lz chromosome 7, ASM2569854v1, whole genome shotgun sequence encodes these proteins:
- the LOC105771449 gene encoding UDP-arabinopyranose mutase 1 — translation MNEPATAIEAAVAASPLHQLKDELDIVIPTIRNLDFLEMWRPFLQPYHLIIVQDGDPSKTIKVPNGFDYELYNRNDINRILGPKASCISFKDSACRCFGYMVSKKKYIFTIDDNCFVAKDPSGKAINALEQHIKNLLSPSTPFFFNTLYDPFAEGADFVRGYPFSLREGVSTAVSHGLWLNIPDYDAPTQLVKPLERNTRFVDAVLTIPKGTLFPMCGMNLAFDRQLIGPAMYFGLMGEGQPIGRYDDMWAGWCIKVICDHLGLGVKTGLPYIYHSKASNPFVNLRKEYKGIYWQEDIIPFFQQVVLPKDCTTVQKCYIELAKQVKEKLGKIDPYFDKLADAMVTWIQAWDGLNPTSASFSNGKTG, via the exons ATGAATGAGCCCGCCACAGCAATAGAAGCAGCGGTAGCAGCATCACCACTGCATCAGCTGAAAGATGAACTTGACATTGTTATACCCACTATAAGAAACTTGGACTTTCTTGAGATGTGGAGGCCATTTTTGCAGCCTTACCATCTCATCATCGTTCAAGATGGTGATCCTTCCAAGACCATCAAGGTCCCTAATGGCTTTGACTACGAGCTTTACAATAGGAATGATATTAACAGGATTCTGGGTCCTAAGGCTTCCTGCATTTCGTTCAAGGACTCCGCTTGCCGTTGCTTTGGTTACATGGTGTCCAAGAAGAAGTACATTTTTACCATCGACGATAACTGCTTT gTTGCTAAGGACCCATCTGGCAAAGCAATCAATGCACTTGAGCAGCACATCAAGAACCTGCTATCACCATCGACTCCCTTCTTTTTCAACACATTGTATGACCCATTTGCAGAGGGTGCAGATTTCGTCCGTGGGTATCCATTCAGTCTCCGAGAGGGTGTTTCAACTGCTGTTTCTCATGGCCTGTGGTTAAACATCCCCGATTACGATGCACCAACCCAGCTTGTCAAGCCTCTTGAGAGGAACACTAG GTTTGTGGATGCGGTTCTCACAATACCAAAGGGCACCTTGTTCCCCATGTGTGGTATGAATTTGGCTTTCGACCGTCAGCTCATTGGCCCTGCCATGTACTTTGGACTCATGGGTGAGGGTCAGCCTATTGGACGCTACGACGATATGTGGGCTGGCTGGTGCATTAAG GTGATATGTGATCATTTGGGATTGGGGGTGAAAACGGGTCTACCGTACATCTACCACAGCAAAGCAAGCAACCCATTTGTGAACCTAAGGAAGGAGTACAAAGGCATCTACTGGCAAGAAGATATCATCCCATTTTTCCAACAAGTTGTTCTTCCAAAAGACTGCACCACTGTTCAAAAATGCTACATTGAACTGGCTAAGCAGGTCAAGGAGAAGCTTGGCAAAATTGACCCTTACTTTGACAAGCTGGCCGACGCCATGGTCACATGGATTCAAGCTTGGGATGGTCTCAACCCCACTTCTGCTTCTTTCTCGAATGGCAAAACAGGTTAG
- the LOC128042491 gene encoding uncharacterized protein LOC128042491 yields the protein MKDFPNMFLEDFYGIKVFSSTAPMSIAPYGMTLGELKKLKIQLQELLDQGCVIYTDHKSIKYLLVWEKLNLRQRHLIKPLKDYDCVIEYHSGKANVVADALSQKLIVELRAMFGRLSMTGDGGLLVEIQVKPILLLQINERQLVDDSLGKRIQQVEEGSGGDFELNSDGILNF from the exons ATGAAGGATTTTCCTAACATGTTTCTTGAGGACTTTTATGGTATTAAGGTTTTCTCAAGTACCGCACCGATGTCCATTGCACCCTATGGTATGACACTAGGGGAGCTTAAGAAGCTGAAGATTCAGTTGCAAGAGCTACTTGATCAAGG gtgtgtcatttacactgatcacaagagtATTAAGTATCTCCTCGTGTGGGAGAAGTTGAACTTGAGACAAAGGCATTTGATTAAGCCATTGAAAGACTACGATTGTGTGATTGAGTATCATTCCGGCAAAGcgaatgttgttgctgatgccttaaGCCAAAAATTGATAGTTGAGCTACGAGCGATGTTTGGACGTCTCAGTATGACAGGTGATGGTGGTTTATTGGTTGAAATTCAGGTAAAGCCGATTTTGTTGCTACAAATCAATGAGAGACAGTTGGTTGATGATAGTTTGGGGAAGAGGATTCAACAAGTTGAGGAAGGTAGTGGTGGAGACTTTGAGCTGAATTCTGatggtattttgaatttttga
- the LOC105801663 gene encoding receptor-like protein kinase FERONIA: MLFLITIVFLILSISPSITSSVPYIPTDYILLNCGASSNTTSYDGRNWVADDDHLYANTSSFSSTASYQDPSVTQVPYMTARFFRGEFTYKFPLSPGPKFLRLYFYPNQYPGLDITSSFFSVAANNYTLLSNFSAYLVSATSPPQAFIVKEFVITVGKEQMMDVTFAPSPNSFAFINGIEVVSMPANLYTGQTYGSLRLIDTNYFFELENSTALDTAYRLNVGGRDVLDVHDSGMFRTWNQDIDYIFGAASGVTYYDQSEATIKYTEATPVYTAPEAVYKSYRSMGPNPYINFNYYLTWLFTVDSGFYYLVRLHFCENDLQKVNQRVFDIFINNHAAEIAMDVIAVSEGNGIPIYIDYVVWVAQSENELWVALHPNAESKPEYYDAVLNGLEIFKLNNSDGSLAAPNPRPETKPMLKQKHSKEGRFLKPGTVVIGATLSSIVSILLILSLVFWQRKLFLCRTESINRRKVSPNQCRHFSVADILTATNNFDDALIIGRGGFGNVYRGHIPGIQYEVAIKRLNSKSHQGENEFWAEIEMLSQLRYINLVSLIGYCNEKQEMILVYDYMVNGTLRDHLYKNDNIPLKWKQRLQICIGAARGLEYLHSGAVQRIIHRDVKTTNILLDETWVAKVSDFGLSKMGPVLMENVPITTKVKGTFGYMDPEYFRRLHLTEKSDVYSFGVVLFEVLCARPAVDTSLEDDEIGLAGWALKCVENETIEQIIDPYLHGKIAAECLKVFVEIAKSCLHDVGVERPKMRDVVGMLEFSLELQEAAGAKQAVEAGDTINHARTMDELV; encoded by the coding sequence ATGCTATTCTTAATTACTATCGTCTTCCTCATTCTTTCCATTTCACCTTCTATAACAAGTTCAGTTCCTTATATTCCTACTGACTACATACTTTTGAACTGTGGTGCTTCATCAAACACTACATCCTATGATGGCAGAAACTGGGTTGCCGATGATGACCACCTATATGCTAATACCTCTTCTTTTTCATCCACTGCATCCTATCAAGACCCCTCTGTCACTCAAGTTCCTTACATGACAGCTCGTTTCTTTCGTGGTGAATTCACTTATAAATTCCCCCTTTCACCAGGCCCTAAGTTCCTTCGTCTCTACTTTTATCCAAATCAATACCCTGGCCTTGATATTACCAGTTCCTTCTTTTCCGTTGCCGCTAATAATTACACTCTCTTGAGCAATTTCAGTGCCTATTTAGTTTCTGCCACTAGTCCTCCCCAAGCCTTTATTGTCAAAGAATTTGTCATCACTGTTGGAAAAGAGCAGATGATGGATGTCACCTTCGCCCCTTCACCGAATTCTTTCGCTTTTATCAATGGGATTGAAGTCGTTTCCATGCCTGCAAATCTCTACACAGGCCAGACATATGGCTCTCTCCGCTTAATAGACACTAATTACTTTTTCGAGCTTGAAAACTCCACTGCTCTTGACACTGCTTATCGGCTTAATGTTGGTGGAAGAGATGTTTTAGATGTGCACGATTCAGGAATGTTCCGAACATGGAACCAAGATATTGACTATATCTTTGGAGCAGCATCTGGAGTTACGTATTATGATCAGTCTGAGGCAACAATCAAATACACCGAGGCCACACCAGTGTATACGGCACCGGAAGCTGTGTACAAATCCTACCGTTCAATGGGGCCTAATCCATATATTAACTTCAATTACTATCTTACATGGCTTTTCACAGTTGATTCGGGGTTTTATTATCTCGTTAGGCTCCATTTTTGCGAAAACGATCTACAGAAAGTGAATCAGCGTGTATTCgacatatttattaataatcatGCCGCTGAGATAGCCATGGATGTGATTGCTGTGAGTGAAGGTAATGGTATTCCAATCTATATAGACTATGTTGTGTGGGTGGCACAAAGTGAAAACGAACTATGGGTCGCACTACATCCAAATGCCGAATCTAAGCCAGAGTATTATGATGCGGTTTTGAATGGTTTAGAGATTTTCAAGTTGAACAACTCGGATGGTAGCCTTGCCGCTCCGAACCCTCGACCAGAGACAAAGCCAATGCTTAAGCAAAAGCATTCAAAGGAGGGAAGATTTTTGAAACCGGGAACGGTCGTCATTGGAGCTACACTAAGCAGCATAGTATCAATCCTGCTTATATTGTCCCTTGTTTTTTGGCAAAGGAAACTTTTTTTGTGCAGAACGGAATCCATAAACAGAAGAAAAGTTTCCCCCAATCAATGTAGGCACTTTTCAGTTGCCGACATACTCACTGCAACAAATAACTTTGACGATGCTCTCATTATAGGGCGCGGTGGCTTTGGCAACGTGTACAGGGGTCACATTCCGGGTATTCAATACGAGGTGGCAATTAAGCGACTCAATTCAAAGTCTCACCAGGGTGAAAATGAGTTTTGGGCAGAGATTGAGATGCTCTCTCAGCTTCGCTACATTAACCTTGTGTCCCTTATAGGTTATTGTAACGAAAAACAAGAGATGATTCTTGTTTATGATTATATGGTGAATGGAACCCTTCGTGATCACCTCTATAAAAACGATAATATTCCTCTCAAATGGAAGCAAAGGCTGCAAATCTGTATTGGTGCTGCTCGTGGATTAGAGTACCTTCATTCAGGTGCAGTCCAGAGAATCATTCACCGAGATGTGAAGACTACCAACATTTTGTTGGATGAGACATGGGTGGCTAAAGTCTCGGATTTCGGGTTATCGAAAATGGGTCCGGTTCTTATGGAAAATGTTCCAATCACAACTAAGGTGAAAGGTACTTTCGGATACATGGATCCGGAGTATTTTCGAAGGTTACATTTAACAGAGAAGTCCGATGTGTACTCGTTCGGGGTGGTGTTATTCGAAGTCTTGTGTGCTAGACCCGCAGTAGACACAAGTttggaagatgatgaaataggTTTAGCTGGTTGGGCTCTCAAGTGTGTAGAAAATGAAACAATAGAGCAAATCATTGACCCTTACTTGCATGGTAAAATTGCAGCAGAGTGTTTAAAAGTATTCGTTGAGATTGCGAAAAGCTGCCTACATGATGTGGGAGTTGAAAGGCCAAAAATGAGAGATGTGGTGGGAATGCTTGAGTTTTCACTGGAATTGCAAGAAGCTGCTGGAGCAAAACAGGCGGTAGAAGCTGGTGATACAATTAATCATGCCCGGACCATGGATGAACTTGTGTAA